The Streptomyces liliiviolaceus sequence TACGCCCAGGCCGCCTCGGAGCTGCTCGGCGCGGATTCCGGCAGCCCGGAACAGGCCGCCGTCACCTTCCTGGCCTGGCTTGAGCACAAGGCACAAGCACAGCCCTGCCGTTGGCTCATCGTGCTGGACGATGTCTGCGACCCGGGCGACTTGCGGCATCTATGGCCCCCGGACAGTCCCTACGGTCGCACGGTCATCACCACTCGACGCCGCGACGCGGCACTGGGCAGCGGCGGCCGGCGCATGGTGCCTGTCGGTCTGTTCGAACCGGAAGAGGCCGTCGCTTATCTGTCCAGCAGTCTGTCCGGTCATGGCAGCAACGAGTCCAAGGACACTCTCGCGGGCCTCGCGAGGGATCTCGGATATCTTCCCCTGGCGCTCTCCCAGGGTGTGGCCTTCATGCTGGATGCCGGCCTGGAGGCGGCTGCCTATCGCAAACTCCTCGCTGACGGGGCCCGCAACCTTGCTGAACTTCTGCCCGAACAGCGGACGCTGCCCGACGACCAGGAGGCCCCCATGGCTGCCGCCTGGGCCTTGTCGATCGACCACGCCAACGGTCTCCGCCCTGAAGGCCTGGCCCGTCCCATACTCCAACTGGCCGCCATGCTCGACGCGAACGGCATCCCCACCGAGGTTCTGACCAGCGGCCCAGCCCTCGATCACCTGTCAGCTTCGGCACGAGGCCGGCATCGGCGGGGACAGCAGCAGGGAGAGTGCACCGGCGAACAGGCTCTCGGAGCCCTGCGAGCGCTCCACCGTCTCAACCTGATCGACCACACGCCAGGCGGCATCCCTCAAGGAGTGCGTGTCCACCAGCTCATCCAGCGCACGGTCCGTGATGCGCTGGCCGGGGCCGACTATGAGCGACTGGTATGGAGGGCCGCTGACGCACTGACAGCCGTATGGCCTGACATCGAACGCGACACCGGCTTCGCCCAGACCCTGCGGGCCAACACCGCCGCGCTGATGCTGCACGGGCAAGAAACCCTGTACCGGCCACACGTTCACCCCGTCCTGCACTGCATCGGGCGAAGCCTCGGCAAGACAGGCCAAGTCAGCGCCGCCCGGGACTACTTCGAGGAACTGACTCACACACTGCAACAGCATTGCGGCCCAGACCATCTCGATACGCTGCTCGCACGGGGCAGGCATGCCCGCTGGCGAGGTGAAGCAGGGGATGCCAGCGGTGCCGCAGACGAAACGGCCGACCTGCTCCGGGACACCCTGCGAGTCCTCGGCCAGGACCACTCCTACACCCTCACCACACTCAGCAACCTCGCCCGGTGGCGAGGCGAGGCAGGCGATCCCGAAGGAGCCGCCACGGCGACGGCCGAGCTGCTCCGGGACCGCACGCGGATTTTAGGGACCGAACACGAGCTCACCCTCTCTACCCGCAGCAACCTCCAGTACTGGCGCGGCCGCACAGGCAACCCAGCGGACGCTGCCGCAGCAACCGGCGAGCTACTGGAAGACATGCTGCGCATACTGGGCCCCGACCACCCTTACACGCTCACAGCACGCAGTCACCTCGCCCACGTACGCGGTCGTGCGGGCGAGCCCAAGGCCGCTGCAGCGGCAACTGCGGAACTCCTTGAGGATCAAGAACGCATCCTGGGCCCCGACCACCCGGACACCCTCACCACTCGCCACGAACTTGCTCGTTGGCACGGAGAAGCCGGTGACGCCCTAGGCGCGGCCAGCTTGCTGACCACACTGCTGAAGGACCGCTCCCGCGTCCTGGGCCCCGACCACCCGCGAACCCTCGCCACCCGCAGCAACCTCGCCTGCTGGCGCAGCGAAGCCGGAGATCGCGAGAGCGCGGTCTCCCTCACGGAGAAACTCCTGCACGACATGCTACGGATCCTGGGCCCCCATCATCCCTATACACGCATCGCCCAGGCCAACCTGACCCGGTGGCGCGAACAGCCGGAGGGCGACGGAACGTCCATCCCCTACTGACTCGTGTCACAGCCATTGCCGACGGCTGACACCACGCTGCGTTCTGGTGCTCTTCGCTGGCCAGTGGTGGGGTGCCGTCAGGATCGTGTCTGCTCCCCGGAAAAGCCATCCACGGTGCGGGGCAAGGGACAGAGTCCCCCTCCTTACGGGTGGTCGTTGAGCTCGGCAGTCCAACATGGGGGCTGTGAGGTAGGAGCCGAGGGACTGAGCGTGCCGCTTCAGGCGAAGTAGCTCGTACCGCCACAGCCAAAGGGATAGCGCTCATGTCTGGTCTTTCCCTGGCGACGGCCTGAGAACGTGCGGATCTTTAACTCGCAGCTTTTGGCTCGGGGGTTCGTTGGTCTGTCATGAGCAGGTTGTATGGGCAACGGGCGCACTGGTATCCAAGTTCGAGGCGATTCTGCCGCACCTTGACGAGCGTCAGCGTCGCTTGTTGATAGGGGCGGAGGCTCAGTCACTCGGCCACGGAGAGATCAGAGCCGTCGCCCGTCCCGCTGGTGTCCGTGGCCACTACGTCTGTCGACGTACGGGAACTCGACTCCGGCCAGGCTCCTTTAACTCCGCACCGTCTCAGAGCAAATCGTCCGCTGGGCCCGCCCCCAGGAACTGCCCGCCCACCTCCAGCCAGAACCGCGGCACCGGATCGAACACGCAGCTCAGACACCACCCACCCATCAGGAGTGACCAGTAGCAAAAAAGGCGCCACGTCCACAGCCGGCTACAGAGAGCGGCCTGTCGTGACGGCCCCTCCCCTGACCTGCCGAAACGACCTTCACGCGCACAGACATCGGCCCGCGCGTGTCTGCCAGAGGTGCAGCCACACCGCGATCGTCGCGTGGTCAGGCGTAGAGGGCTGGTGGGGCCGGCGGGCCCAGGTGTGCAGTGCGGGCGGATAACGCAGGCTTCTTCCTCCTGGCCTGCGTCCAGCGGCGCGTCACACGTAGGTCTGGCGAGTCATGTCCGCTGGCTTGCCCCACCACAGCTCCGCACAACCACCCGTTAGGGGCAATTGTTCTGCGTTCGTAGGGCGAATATTCTCAATCTGCCGTGTGGTGATGACCTGTTGTGGCTGCGACCTTCCGCTGGCAAGGGGGAGCGATGAACTCACTGGTGTTCGACAGCAATGACCTGAGCCTGACGGAGGACTTCCTCAGCCGGGCCTACTCACGCCTGCGCATAGGCCACAGCGGTACCAGCGGCATCAGGACCCGTATACGCCGCGAGGCCATGCCGTCGGTCACCGTGGACGAACTCGACTTCAACTACGAGATGAGCTACGAGGTCGAGCCGCTCGGCAAAATCACCTTATGCACGGTGCACGAAGGCACCATCGCGGACAACACCTTCCACGGTGTCAAGGATACCTACGGCCCCGGTGACATCGCGGTGCTCGCGCCGCCGGAACAGCCGTACTCGGGCCGCGTCTGCAGCACCCGCTACAACGCCATGATGATGGACACCTACCTGCTGAACCAGGTAGCCGACGCCGAACCGTCCGGCGCCCCGGTCAGGCTGACCGCCCACCGGCCCCATTCTCCCGCTGCCGCACGCCAGTTGAAGTGCCTCATCACCCATCTGCGCGACCAGGTGCTCTGCGACCCGCTCCTGCGCGAGGAGCCACTGATCGTCTCGGCCAGCGCGCAGATGCTGGCCGCGAGTGTCCTGGCGGCCTTCCCTCACTCGGCCCGCACCGACGCGAACGCGCAGGACCGCAACGACGCACACACCCTCACCCTGCGCCGAGCCCTCGCCTACATCGACGACCACGCCCAAGAGCCCATCACCATCGCCGATATCGCCGCCGCGGCCCATGTGACCGTTCGTGCTCTGCAGTACGCCTTCCGCCGCCACCTCGACAGCACGCCCACCGCCCACCTGCGCTGGGTTCGCCTGGCGCACGCTCACCGGGACCTGCGTGCGGCCGACCCCGGCACCGGCATCACGGTGACCAGCATCGCGGCCCGGTGGGGATTCCACCAGCCCAGCCGTTTCGCCGCCGCCTACCGTGCCGCGTACGGGGTGTTGCCCTCTCATTCCCTGCACACATGACAGGTGAGGGGTTGAATCAGCAGATCAACTGAACTGAGCGGACACGCGGTCCCCCGAGACGCCCATTGGTCCGGCGAGCGGAGCGCGACGACAGGCGGGGCTCACATAGCCTACAGGAGCGCAGCTGGTGACCGTGCCGGTCGGGAGTTGCTCGCGCTCAGTGTGTCCAGCTTTCGACTCTGAGCCTCCGTAGGCCCATGTTCGAGACTCCTGGCCGTGGCTGAGAGTCGGGCTCGGCGCTCCGTACCGCCTCAACGAGAAAACTTGTGCCAACGCCAACACGGATCCAGAGGCGC is a genomic window containing:
- a CDS encoding tetratricopeptide repeat protein, producing the protein MSAQAGAGGIAIGAYHAVPYGGVPAFPQQWTERPHQIGAIPREADCYQHRTAAAALNQASTTGQPTGTHVLTGTAGVGKTQLAALYVRDAWRSGQLDLLLWINANTRAGVVTVYAQAASELLGADSGSPEQAAVTFLAWLEHKAQAQPCRWLIVLDDVCDPGDLRHLWPPDSPYGRTVITTRRRDAALGSGGRRMVPVGLFEPEEAVAYLSSSLSGHGSNESKDTLAGLARDLGYLPLALSQGVAFMLDAGLEAAAYRKLLADGARNLAELLPEQRTLPDDQEAPMAAAWALSIDHANGLRPEGLARPILQLAAMLDANGIPTEVLTSGPALDHLSASARGRHRRGQQQGECTGEQALGALRALHRLNLIDHTPGGIPQGVRVHQLIQRTVRDALAGADYERLVWRAADALTAVWPDIERDTGFAQTLRANTAALMLHGQETLYRPHVHPVLHCIGRSLGKTGQVSAARDYFEELTHTLQQHCGPDHLDTLLARGRHARWRGEAGDASGAADETADLLRDTLRVLGQDHSYTLTTLSNLARWRGEAGDPEGAATATAELLRDRTRILGTEHELTLSTRSNLQYWRGRTGNPADAAAATGELLEDMLRILGPDHPYTLTARSHLAHVRGRAGEPKAAAAATAELLEDQERILGPDHPDTLTTRHELARWHGEAGDALGAASLLTTLLKDRSRVLGPDHPRTLATRSNLACWRSEAGDRESAVSLTEKLLHDMLRILGPHHPYTRIAQANLTRWREQPEGDGTSIPY
- a CDS encoding AraC family transcriptional regulator; translated protein: MNSLVFDSNDLSLTEDFLSRAYSRLRIGHSGTSGIRTRIRREAMPSVTVDELDFNYEMSYEVEPLGKITLCTVHEGTIADNTFHGVKDTYGPGDIAVLAPPEQPYSGRVCSTRYNAMMMDTYLLNQVADAEPSGAPVRLTAHRPHSPAAARQLKCLITHLRDQVLCDPLLREEPLIVSASAQMLAASVLAAFPHSARTDANAQDRNDAHTLTLRRALAYIDDHAQEPITIADIAAAAHVTVRALQYAFRRHLDSTPTAHLRWVRLAHAHRDLRAADPGTGITVTSIAARWGFHQPSRFAAAYRAAYGVLPSHSLHT